In the genome of Fulvivirga maritima, one region contains:
- a CDS encoding RagB/SusD family nutrient uptake outer membrane protein: MKKIYIYIITICTFLVSSCTDDLNVSPIDPDVQTPGSVLNDLESYKQLLAKLYGGLALTGQIGPDGQGDIVGIDEGFSSYLRGYFLHQEMTTDESVIGWDDQTIKDFHDLDYGANDAFIRGMYSRIFYQITFANQFLRETADVGGLPEADQQEIVAFRAEARFLRALSYWHAMDLFYEVPFVTEEDGIGAFLPEQATSTEVFNYIESELLAINDDLVDPRQNEYARADKAAAWALLAKLYLNAELYTNQARYTDCIEYCNRIIGAGYSLDPDYSHMFLADNGNSPEFIFQIAFDGASTQSYGGTTFIIRGAVGGSMSATAFGIEGGWSGMRTTSGLVNKFDDTSGDTDSRAMFHTDGQSLEIENLSEFTDGYAITKFKNVTSTGAQGSNAQFTDTDFPVFRLADIYLTYAEAVLRGGSGGSAATALQYMNDLRERAYGDASGNITQGQLNLNYIIDERARELYWECHRRTDLVRFNLLTTNAYLWPWKGGVSEGRAVDSKYNYFPLPASDVAANPNLTQPFNY, from the coding sequence ATGAAAAAGATATATATATACATAATAACAATCTGTACATTTCTGGTGAGCTCATGTACGGATGATTTAAATGTGTCTCCCATTGATCCTGATGTCCAGACACCAGGCAGTGTTTTGAATGATTTGGAATCTTATAAACAGCTGCTGGCCAAGTTATATGGAGGTTTAGCCTTAACCGGGCAAATTGGCCCTGATGGGCAAGGAGATATTGTGGGAATAGATGAAGGTTTTTCTTCTTACTTGAGAGGTTATTTTCTGCATCAGGAAATGACGACAGATGAATCTGTAATTGGCTGGGATGATCAAACCATTAAGGATTTTCATGATTTAGATTATGGTGCTAATGATGCTTTTATTCGTGGTATGTATTCCCGAATATTTTATCAAATCACTTTTGCAAATCAGTTTTTAAGAGAAACTGCCGACGTAGGAGGGCTGCCAGAAGCCGATCAGCAGGAGATTGTGGCTTTTAGAGCTGAAGCCAGGTTTTTAAGAGCACTTAGCTATTGGCATGCCATGGACTTATTCTATGAAGTGCCTTTCGTTACAGAAGAGGATGGTATAGGTGCCTTTTTGCCTGAACAAGCTACCAGTACGGAGGTTTTTAACTATATAGAGTCGGAGCTTTTAGCTATTAATGATGATTTGGTAGACCCCAGACAAAATGAATATGCCAGAGCTGATAAAGCGGCGGCTTGGGCTCTTTTAGCTAAGTTATATCTGAATGCTGAGCTTTATACTAATCAGGCAAGGTATACTGACTGTATTGAATATTGTAATAGAATTATTGGTGCAGGTTATTCGCTTGATCCTGATTACTCTCATATGTTCTTAGCAGATAATGGGAATTCACCAGAGTTTATTTTTCAGATTGCTTTTGATGGAGCTAGCACTCAATCTTATGGAGGAACAACTTTTATTATACGGGGAGCAGTAGGAGGTTCGATGTCTGCTACAGCCTTTGGAATAGAAGGTGGATGGAGTGGTATGCGTACTACCAGTGGCCTAGTTAATAAATTTGATGATACCAGTGGAGATACTGATTCAAGAGCTATGTTTCATACCGATGGGCAGTCATTGGAGATAGAAAATTTATCTGAATTTACAGATGGGTACGCTATTACTAAGTTTAAGAATGTGACTAGCACAGGAGCTCAGGGATCTAATGCCCAATTTACAGATACCGATTTCCCTGTCTTCAGATTAGCAGATATCTACCTTACCTATGCAGAAGCAGTGTTAAGAGGTGGCAGCGGAGGTAGTGCAGCTACAGCTTTACAATATATGAATGATTTAAGAGAAAGAGCCTATGGAGATGCTTCAGGCAATATTACCCAAGGTCAGCTTAATTTAAATTACATCATAGATGAAAGAGCCAGAGAATTGTACTGGGAGTGTCACAGACGTACAGATCTTGTACGCTTCAACTTATTAACTACCAATGCCTATTTATGGCCCTGGAAAGGTGGAGTTAGTGAAGGCAGAGCGGTTGATAGTAAATATAACTACTTTCCATTGCCAGCTTCAGACGTAGCGGCTAATCCTAATTTAACTCAGCCGTTTAACTATTAA
- a CDS encoding LacI family DNA-binding transcriptional regulator produces the protein MRGSQVTIKDIAKQLGVSASTVSRALKDHPDISPETKKAVTELAEELNYQPNSIALSLRQKKSNTIGVIIPELVHFFFSTVINGIEDVAYAAGYSVIVSQSNESYEREVMDTKALFNNRVDGILVSVSRETENYDHFQSLVNRGIPMVFYDRICKAINCSQVIIDDFDAGYQSTKHLIDQGYKRIAHISGPSSLLLSKERMEGYKKALTDHGLKIEEELILEEKDAKDERVAKELTEQLLSLSTPPDAIFANNDIAALGAMLIIKEKGLKIPQDIGVVGFSNWRFTSLTEPALTTVDQPGFKMGQEAARLLIKEIEAKEGEVVEPETVVLKTDLIVRKSSVK, from the coding sequence ATGAGAGGTTCTCAGGTAACTATAAAAGACATAGCCAAACAACTGGGGGTAAGTGCATCCACTGTTTCCAGAGCACTTAAAGACCACCCGGACATTAGTCCTGAAACAAAAAAGGCGGTAACTGAACTTGCTGAAGAATTAAACTATCAGCCAAACTCCATAGCCTTAAGTTTAAGACAAAAGAAATCAAATACTATAGGAGTCATCATACCTGAGCTAGTTCATTTTTTCTTTTCTACCGTAATCAATGGAATAGAAGATGTAGCCTACGCCGCTGGGTATAGCGTTATAGTTTCTCAAAGTAATGAATCATACGAGCGAGAGGTGATGGATACTAAGGCGCTTTTTAATAATCGGGTTGATGGCATATTGGTATCAGTATCCAGAGAGACTGAAAATTACGACCACTTCCAATCTCTGGTAAACAGAGGCATACCTATGGTATTTTATGACAGGATTTGCAAGGCTATTAACTGCAGTCAGGTTATTATAGATGATTTTGATGCTGGGTACCAAAGTACAAAGCACCTCATTGACCAAGGATACAAAAGAATTGCTCATATCTCCGGCCCCTCTAGCCTACTCTTATCTAAAGAAAGAATGGAAGGTTATAAAAAAGCCCTTACAGATCATGGCTTAAAAATAGAGGAAGAACTGATTTTGGAAGAAAAAGATGCCAAAGATGAAAGAGTAGCTAAAGAACTTACAGAGCAGCTACTTAGCCTGAGTACTCCACCCGACGCCATATTTGCAAATAATGACATAGCTGCCCTGGGCGCCATGCTGATCATAAAAGAAAAAGGCCTTAAAATACCGCAAGACATTGGTGTAGTGGGCTTTAGTAACTGGAGATTCACATCACTGACAGAACCAGCACTTACCACAGTAGATCAACCTGGGTTTAAAATGGGGCAAGAGGCCGCAAGGTTATTAATTAAAGAAATTGAAGCCAAAGAAGGTGAAGTGGTAGAACCAGAGACTGTGGTTCTAAAAACTGACTTGATTGTAAGAAAATCTTCAGTAAAATAA
- a CDS encoding SusE domain-containing protein, giving the protein MKKFIYILSILFAGIFMACEDDAEKVVISADPAEPVLQAPAGDSLIFTRGDSAAFNFSWSPVDYGYKAAVEYGVQVALGSGFLTEEQILTTTQVTEGSVFETTLNSALQKLGAESDMPVDLYVRVFAVINDNVDTVFSEPKTYIVTPYATVFPPIYMIGPAVGDWDPSLAVEIPSTGEGSSFHVITEFNNGGSFRFFTEPDWGADQYNWTYFEGGTVDSNFEAAMDDDNNFTFTGTSGYYRIEVDLDAKTISMEEVDEPTLFGIGEALQGWVLESAVQLTWVKDSLFQVTTTINANQTFRFFDQQDWSTGKYNYPYFEEGEVDPLLENADDGDSNLLFVGSTGSYEITVDLKTHTVGIE; this is encoded by the coding sequence ATGAAAAAATTCATATATATACTTTCAATACTTTTTGCAGGCATTTTTATGGCCTGTGAAGATGATGCAGAAAAAGTAGTGATCTCTGCAGATCCTGCTGAGCCAGTACTTCAAGCACCTGCCGGAGATTCTTTAATATTTACCAGAGGGGATAGTGCTGCCTTTAATTTCTCTTGGTCTCCAGTAGATTATGGATATAAAGCCGCAGTAGAGTACGGAGTGCAAGTTGCTTTAGGTTCAGGTTTTCTTACTGAAGAGCAGATTTTAACTACTACTCAAGTTACTGAAGGAAGCGTTTTTGAAACCACTTTGAATAGTGCACTGCAAAAGTTAGGCGCAGAAAGTGACATGCCGGTAGATTTGTATGTGCGTGTTTTTGCTGTAATAAATGACAATGTAGACACTGTATTTTCGGAGCCTAAAACTTATATTGTTACTCCTTATGCGACTGTTTTTCCTCCTATTTATATGATAGGACCCGCTGTGGGTGACTGGGATCCTTCATTAGCAGTAGAGATTCCGAGTACTGGCGAGGGTTCTTCATTCCATGTTATAACTGAGTTTAATAATGGAGGATCATTTAGGTTTTTCACAGAACCAGATTGGGGTGCTGATCAGTATAACTGGACATATTTTGAAGGAGGCACAGTAGATAGCAATTTTGAAGCGGCTATGGATGATGATAATAATTTCACCTTTACAGGAACCTCAGGTTATTATAGAATAGAAGTGGATTTAGATGCTAAAACCATTAGTATGGAAGAGGTAGATGAACCTACCTTGTTTGGTATTGGAGAGGCCTTGCAAGGGTGGGTGTTAGAATCTGCTGTTCAATTAACCTGGGTGAAAGATAGCCTTTTCCAAGTGACTACTACTATAAATGCTAATCAGACGTTTAGATTTTTTGATCAGCAAGATTGGAGTACAGGAAAGTATAATTATCCTTATTTTGAAGAAGGAGAAGTAGATCCTTTATTGGAAAATGCTGATGATGGAGATTCTAACCTGTTATTTGTAGGCAGCACAGGTTCTTATGAAATTACAGTGGATCTGAAAACCCATACTGTGGGTATAGAATAA
- a CDS encoding SusC/RagA family TonB-linked outer membrane protein, translated as MRQKLLLYFFSCVVSVSAFAQQTITGKVTDDEDGMELPGVNILEKGTTNGTVTDISGNFTLKVGENATLILSYVGYATQEVSVNGRTSLEIKMATDVTELTEVVVVGYGTQKKEDATGAVAAVSSKDFNKGVMASPQDLIKGRISGVQITNAGGAPGSQSTIRIRGGSSLTASNDPLIVVDGVPLSNEDISGVRNPLSLINPNDIASVSVLKDASATAIYGARASNGVLIITTKRGREGRGMSLNYSGNVSVYTIPKTVDVYSGDDYRALVQSRVESGQTPASALDWLGEADTDWQDEIFDTAIGTEHNVSLTGAAKNVPYRASVGYTNQDGILKTTNFERTTLSVGVDPSLLDDHLKINLNFKGALTKNRFAEEGAIGSAVTFDPSQSIYDPTSQYGGYFYWASPVDGSRITVAPSNPVALIEQRDDRSDVNRYIMNGQVEYKFHFLPELSAHLNLALDKSDTDGDLTIPETASFDVNQTLGNGRRSTYTGETKNELLEYYMKYKKDLPSISSNIEVLGGYSWQHFYRESSNFATAYLDETVKDSLRIDKSENYLVSFYGRLNYTFKDKYLFTATVRRDGSSRFAEENQFGTFISGALAWKMKEEAFLRDVDVLSDLKLRVGYGETGQENVGPSYPAIPTVTTSNGLARYPFGNTFYNTIRYNGYDANLKWEETVTYNAGIDFGFLDGRINGSLDYYYRKTNDLLNEIPIPIGTNFTNEILTNVGNLENQGFELGLNAVIINKGPLRWDFGFNLTRNVNKITKLISVDDPNYIGDFTGDIGGATGNYIQIHREGQSASSFFVYEQVYDSEGKPIEGLYVDQNEDGLINDQDRIIKENPAPKVYMGFSSNLSYKKFTLGFNARMNLGNYVYNNIASQYATYINVYNTQGYLNNVSPQVTESGFTNPQYFSSFYIENASFFRMDNVTLGYDVGNVVSDKVRLNLNFTVQNVFVITDYEGLDPEISNGIDNNIYPRPRTFLLGVNINFQK; from the coding sequence ATGAGACAAAAACTACTATTGTATTTTTTTTCCTGTGTAGTCAGTGTATCAGCTTTTGCGCAGCAGACTATAACAGGAAAAGTAACGGATGACGAGGATGGGATGGAGCTTCCGGGCGTTAATATCTTAGAAAAAGGTACCACTAATGGTACTGTAACTGATATTAGCGGGAATTTCACTTTAAAAGTAGGCGAGAATGCTACTTTGATTCTCTCATATGTTGGCTACGCTACCCAGGAGGTATCCGTAAATGGAAGAACCAGCCTGGAAATAAAAATGGCTACAGATGTAACTGAGCTTACAGAAGTAGTGGTGGTAGGGTACGGTACACAAAAGAAGGAAGATGCTACCGGAGCTGTTGCCGCAGTTAGTTCTAAAGATTTTAATAAAGGTGTAATGGCTTCGCCTCAAGACCTTATAAAAGGTAGAATTTCAGGGGTGCAGATTACCAATGCAGGTGGAGCTCCTGGTTCCCAATCTACTATAAGAATCAGAGGAGGATCTTCTTTAACTGCCAGTAATGATCCCTTGATTGTAGTAGATGGGGTGCCACTTTCTAATGAGGATATTAGTGGTGTAAGAAACCCGTTGAGTTTAATTAACCCTAATGATATTGCTTCAGTTTCTGTATTGAAAGATGCTTCTGCTACTGCTATATATGGAGCCAGAGCCTCTAATGGTGTACTTATTATTACTACCAAAAGAGGTAGAGAAGGAAGAGGTATGAGCCTTAATTATTCGGGAAATGTTTCAGTTTACACTATTCCTAAAACGGTAGATGTTTATTCAGGCGATGATTATAGAGCGTTAGTTCAATCTCGTGTAGAATCAGGACAAACCCCAGCCAGTGCGCTAGATTGGTTAGGAGAGGCGGATACTGATTGGCAAGATGAGATATTTGACACCGCTATTGGTACTGAACATAATGTATCCCTAACCGGAGCGGCCAAAAATGTTCCATATAGAGCCTCTGTGGGGTATACAAATCAAGATGGTATCCTAAAAACTACCAACTTTGAGCGTACTACACTTTCGGTAGGCGTAGATCCTTCTTTGTTAGATGATCATTTAAAAATCAATCTTAACTTTAAAGGAGCCTTAACCAAAAATAGGTTTGCTGAAGAAGGTGCTATCGGTTCGGCAGTAACTTTTGATCCAAGCCAATCTATCTATGATCCAACCTCTCAGTATGGAGGCTATTTCTACTGGGCTTCTCCGGTAGATGGAAGCAGAATCACTGTGGCACCTTCAAACCCTGTTGCATTAATTGAGCAAAGAGATGATCGTTCAGATGTAAACAGATATATAATGAATGGTCAGGTGGAGTATAAATTTCACTTTTTACCTGAGTTAAGCGCTCACTTAAACCTGGCTTTAGATAAATCAGATACAGATGGTGATTTAACCATACCAGAAACAGCCAGTTTTGATGTAAATCAAACTTTGGGAAATGGTAGAAGAAGTACTTATACCGGAGAAACTAAGAATGAGTTGCTGGAGTACTACATGAAGTATAAAAAAGATTTACCTTCAATAAGTAGTAACATAGAAGTTTTAGGAGGGTATTCGTGGCAGCATTTCTATAGAGAGAGCTCTAATTTTGCCACTGCATATTTAGATGAAACGGTAAAAGATTCACTTAGAATTGATAAATCTGAGAACTATCTGGTTTCCTTCTATGGCCGTTTAAATTATACTTTTAAGGATAAATACTTATTTACAGCCACTGTAAGGCGAGATGGTTCTTCCAGGTTCGCAGAAGAAAACCAATTCGGAACATTTATTTCTGGTGCTTTAGCCTGGAAAATGAAAGAAGAGGCCTTCCTAAGAGATGTAGATGTACTTTCAGACCTAAAACTGAGAGTGGGTTATGGAGAAACAGGTCAGGAAAATGTAGGACCTTCCTATCCTGCAATACCTACTGTAACTACTAGTAATGGTTTAGCAAGATACCCTTTTGGAAATACGTTTTATAATACCATCAGGTATAACGGTTATGATGCAAATTTGAAGTGGGAGGAAACAGTAACCTACAATGCAGGTATTGACTTTGGTTTTCTGGATGGTCGTATAAACGGTAGTCTGGATTATTATTATAGAAAAACCAATGACCTTCTCAATGAAATTCCAATCCCAATTGGAACCAACTTCACAAATGAGATTCTGACTAATGTGGGTAACCTTGAAAATCAGGGATTTGAGCTAGGTTTAAATGCCGTAATCATTAACAAAGGTCCTTTGCGTTGGGATTTTGGGTTTAACCTAACCAGGAACGTGAATAAAATCACCAAGTTGATATCAGTAGATGATCCTAATTACATAGGAGATTTCACAGGAGATATTGGTGGCGCTACTGGTAATTATATCCAGATACATAGAGAAGGACAATCAGCAAGTTCATTCTTTGTTTATGAGCAGGTTTATGATAGTGAAGGCAAGCCTATAGAAGGTCTCTATGTAGATCAGAATGAAGATGGATTAATTAATGATCAGGACAGAATCATAAAAGAAAACCCTGCACCAAAAGTGTATATGGGATTCTCATCTAACTTGTCGTATAAAAAATTCACTTTAGGATTTAATGCTCGCATGAACCTGGGTAATTATGTTTACAATAACATAGCATCTCAGTATGCTACATACATTAACGTATATAATACTCAGGGATATTTAAATAATGTTTCCCCTCAAGTGACTGAGTCTGGGTTTACAAATCCACAATACTTTTCAAGTTTTTATATTGAAAATGCCTCTTTCTTTAGAATGGATAACGTGACTTTAGGTTATGATGTAGGCAACGTGGTGTCAGATAAGGTAAGGCTGAACTTGAATTTCACCGTTCAAAACGTCTTTGTAATTACAGATTATGAAGGTCTTGATCCTGAAATTTCTAACGGTATCGATAATAACATTTACCCGAGACCAAGAACTTTCTTACTAGGGGTAAACATTAATTTTCAAAAATGA
- a CDS encoding ExbD/TolR family protein gives MALKSKHQVEPMFSMSSMTDIIFLLLIFFMLTSSFITPSGLPVNLPSSKAATVEMQKVSITITKDLDYFVNDKKVSQSMVEAELKRQLVGNEGVVVLHIDETVPTKNLVEVAGIATALEAKVSIATRPN, from the coding sequence ATGGCTCTTAAATCAAAACATCAGGTAGAACCTATGTTCAGCATGTCTTCCATGACAGATATTATATTTCTGCTGCTCATATTTTTCATGCTTACCTCATCGTTTATTACGCCCTCAGGCTTGCCGGTAAATTTACCATCTAGCAAGGCGGCTACCGTAGAGATGCAAAAGGTATCTATTACTATCACTAAAGATCTGGATTACTTTGTGAATGATAAAAAAGTAAGCCAAAGCATGGTAGAAGCGGAACTAAAAAGGCAATTAGTAGGTAATGAAGGGGTAGTGGTTTTACATATTGATGAAACAGTACCTACAAAAAACCTTGTAGAAGTGGCAGGAATAGCTACCGCTTTGGAAGCTAAAGTATCTATAGCTACAAGACCAAACTAA
- a CDS encoding MotA/TolQ/ExbB proton channel family protein — protein sequence MIFAQITTSTDTIANVASEPESVSVLDLLFQGGFMMVPILILSIMAVYIFVERILTISKAEKTPDGFMSKIRDLVEKGDISAAKVYCKEYDSPTGRMIEKGLSRIGSPLKNIEVSIENVGKIELFKLEKNLSLMATISGSAPMLGFLGTVIGMIDAFIAIAQEEGSVSPKLLSEGIYTAMVTTAAGLFVGILAYLGYNYLVAKVQKVVHKMEYNSVDFIDLLQEPR from the coding sequence ATGATTTTTGCACAAATAACTACAAGTACTGATACTATCGCCAATGTAGCATCAGAGCCAGAATCTGTATCTGTTTTAGACCTTCTCTTTCAGGGAGGGTTTATGATGGTGCCGATCTTAATATTGTCTATAATGGCGGTTTATATTTTTGTAGAAAGAATACTTACCATTAGCAAGGCAGAAAAAACTCCCGATGGCTTTATGTCTAAAATCAGAGATTTAGTTGAAAAAGGAGACATCAGCGCAGCTAAGGTGTACTGTAAAGAATATGACTCACCTACTGGTCGTATGATTGAAAAGGGATTATCACGAATAGGCAGTCCTTTGAAAAATATTGAAGTAAGCATCGAAAACGTAGGTAAAATAGAACTGTTTAAGCTGGAAAAGAACCTTTCTCTTATGGCTACCATTTCAGGGTCGGCCCCTATGTTAGGCTTTTTAGGTACTGTAATAGGTATGATAGATGCCTTTATAGCCATCGCTCAGGAAGAAGGTTCTGTAAGTCCTAAGTTGCTCTCAGAAGGGATTTACACAGCTATGGTTACTACGGCCGCAGGTCTTTTTGTGGGTATTTTGGCTTACCTGGGGTATAATTACCTGGTAGCTAAGGTGCAAAAAGTGGTGCATAAGATGGAATATAATTCTGTTGATTTTATAGATTTATTACAAGAACCGCGTTAA
- a CDS encoding bifunctional folylpolyglutamate synthase/dihydrofolate synthase: MSSQLIKFKTYQEVLDYLYVQLPMFQKVGASAYKKDLDNTLKLLAALGNPETKFKTIHVAGTNGKGSSSHYLSAILQEAGYKTGLYTSPHLKNFTERIKLNGIEMPQNEVVDFMNRALPLLAEIKPSFFEFTVAMAFDYFAQKEVDIAVIEVGMGGRLDSTNVIQPEVSLITNISFDHQQWLGSTLAEIAGEKAGIIKKDTPVVVSEKQESITRVFEDKAAQMKAPLSLAADCYTSAFDGDNLMVKSPNDNSLAYSFHLPQAGLYQTKNIPGVLTVVDALKKRGFSINDQQVKTGIEQMKKLTGLKGRWQILSYEPLTICDVGHNEAGIKFIVDQLSREQYGKLHMVWGTVNDKDISKVLEMLPKEADYYFCKAEIPRALDAKELGIQAAKHGLKGQVVPKVSEAISMARRNAAKNDLIFIGGSTFVVAEIDNL, translated from the coding sequence ATGTCATCTCAATTAATAAAATTCAAAACATATCAGGAGGTGCTGGACTATTTATATGTCCAGCTGCCTATGTTTCAAAAGGTTGGAGCTTCGGCTTACAAAAAGGATCTCGATAATACGCTCAAACTATTGGCGGCATTGGGTAATCCGGAAACCAAATTCAAAACCATTCATGTGGCCGGTACTAATGGCAAGGGAAGTTCCTCTCACTATTTGTCAGCCATATTGCAAGAGGCTGGTTATAAAACAGGCCTTTATACCTCTCCTCATTTAAAGAATTTCACAGAAAGAATTAAGTTGAATGGTATAGAAATGCCCCAAAATGAAGTAGTAGACTTCATGAATAGGGCCTTGCCATTATTAGCTGAAATAAAACCTTCCTTTTTTGAATTTACAGTGGCTATGGCTTTCGATTATTTTGCTCAGAAGGAAGTAGATATAGCAGTTATAGAAGTAGGAATGGGCGGCAGGCTGGACTCCACCAACGTAATTCAACCAGAAGTATCATTGATAACCAATATCAGCTTTGATCATCAGCAATGGTTGGGCAGCACTTTAGCAGAGATAGCAGGGGAGAAGGCAGGCATTATCAAGAAAGATACCCCGGTAGTAGTAAGCGAAAAGCAGGAATCTATAACGCGTGTTTTTGAAGATAAAGCGGCTCAGATGAAGGCTCCGCTATCCTTAGCCGCAGACTGCTATACATCAGCCTTTGATGGAGATAATTTAATGGTGAAGAGCCCTAATGATAATTCTTTAGCATATAGTTTCCATCTACCTCAAGCCGGTCTTTACCAAACTAAAAATATCCCCGGTGTACTTACCGTAGTAGATGCTTTAAAAAAACGGGGATTTTCAATAAATGATCAGCAGGTGAAAACCGGTATAGAGCAGATGAAAAAGCTAACTGGTTTAAAAGGCCGCTGGCAGATTTTAAGCTATGAGCCATTAACTATTTGTGATGTAGGGCATAATGAAGCCGGCATTAAGTTTATTGTAGATCAGCTTAGCCGTGAGCAATATGGTAAGCTTCATATGGTTTGGGGAACAGTTAATGATAAAGATATCTCTAAGGTACTGGAAATGCTGCCAAAGGAGGCTGATTATTACTTTTGTAAGGCCGAAATACCCAGAGCTCTTGATGCTAAAGAACTGGGAATTCAAGCGGCTAAGCATGGCTTAAAAGGGCAGGTAGTTCCTAAGGTGAGTGAGGCCATTAGTATGGCGAGAAGAAATGCAGCTAAAAATGACCTGATTTTTATAGGAGGGAGTACCTTTGTAGTAGCAGAAATAGATAATTTATAA
- the trmB gene encoding tRNA (guanosine(46)-N7)-methyltransferase TrmB, which yields MARGKLARFAANAERKNVIEPGKPILEEIKGHWHQRYFENENDITLELACGRGEYTIGLSRMFPEKNFIGIDLKGDRIWKGSGIALEEGLDNVGFLRVHILELEKYFVPQEVADIWITFPDPRPRDRDEKRRITHSRYLDIYKGILKHDGNIFFKTDNTGLFEYTLEVLKERKDIKDLVYTFDLYHSELKEECYDIRTRYEKKFSEEGHDIKYLRFKFIH from the coding sequence ATGGCAAGAGGTAAATTGGCCCGTTTTGCAGCTAATGCAGAACGAAAAAATGTTATAGAACCAGGTAAACCTATACTGGAAGAGATCAAAGGACACTGGCATCAGCGGTATTTTGAAAATGAAAATGATATTACCCTGGAGCTGGCTTGTGGTAGGGGAGAATATACCATCGGGCTGTCTCGCATGTTTCCTGAAAAGAACTTTATCGGAATAGATTTAAAGGGGGATAGAATATGGAAAGGTAGTGGAATCGCCTTAGAAGAAGGGCTTGATAATGTAGGCTTTTTACGTGTTCATATTCTGGAGTTAGAAAAGTATTTTGTACCACAAGAAGTGGCAGATATATGGATCACCTTTCCGGACCCAAGACCACGTGATAGAGATGAAAAGCGAAGGATCACTCACAGCCGCTATCTTGATATTTACAAAGGCATTCTTAAACATGATGGTAACATATTCTTCAAAACAGATAATACTGGCCTTTTCGAATATACATTAGAAGTGCTTAAGGAAAGGAAGGATATTAAAGACCTGGTGTACACTTTTGATCTTTACCACTCAGAACTGAAAGAAGAGTGCTATGACATTCGTACTCGGTATGAGAAAAAGTTTAGTGAAGAAGGACACGATATTAAATATCTGCGTTTCAAGTTCATACATTAA